GGCTTGCCCTGGAGGTGGGCGGCCATGGCCAGGTCCCGGTCCGTGACCATGCCTCTGAGCTTCCCTTCATGGTCCACCACCGGCAGCGCGCCGAGATCTCCATACCACATGAGCTGCGCGGCCTCGTTGGCAGACGCATCGATGTGCACCGTCTGCACGTGCTCGGTCATCGTCCTCCCGGCGGTCGCGGCGGGATACAACGCCATGGACGTCCCTGCATCCGCGCCGGTCGCAGGTCGAGTCCGCTTCGTCGTGGTGGTCATTCCTCCCTCCTTCGTCCCGAGGTTCGGTTGCGATCGGGTTGGCAGTCGCATCGCGTCGGGTGACGCGGGCGGCCGCGTGTCCCGGGGGGCATCTCAACAGTACCACGCCCGAACGGCACCGGGAGGCTGGGTCCGCCGTCTCTCAGGCGGTGGCGGAAGACTCCCGACGACCTGGCCGCGGGCTCACCCACAGGATCCGAACGGACCGTCTGATCCAGCGGCTCATGCGGGAGGCGTCCAGAGACCCACCCCACGACGAAAGGGCCCCGGACCACCCGGGTCCGGGGCCCTTCGACTGCCGTCCTTGCCTCCGTCGCGTACCGCTCGGCCGGGGGACCTTTCGTCCCGACGGAGACTGCGGACCGTCAGCCCTGGCTGTCGGGCCGGTCGCGTCCGTCCCGGTCCTCGTCCTCGAAGGCCCGGATGGAGCGCCGGATGTTGTCGCGGACCAGGCTGCGGTTGGCGCCGTCCGGGCCGGCGGTGGCGGGATCGATCAGGGCCCCGTTGCCGCGCTTGAACCAGCCCGTCACGTCCAGGGTGAGCGTCAGGTTGGTCGAGCCGGAGTCCTCGTCGATGACGAGGGGATCGGAGAACTCGATCTCCTGCTCCTCGGACAGGTTCTCGTTGAACGTGAAGGGCTCCCCGTTGAACGTGCCCTCCACCCGGATGCTCACCCCGTTCAGCTCGGGATGCGCGGCCAGGATGGCCTGGGCCTCCTGACGGTCACCGCTCAGCGTGTGGATCTCGAACTCCAGCTCCTCGTAGGTGTCAGGAACGATCTGCGCCTCGAGCACCTGCTGCACGGAACCGTCGAGCGGAAGCTCGAACAGTGTCGGACCGAGCGAGAAGCGCTCACAGGCATCCCCGCTGATGCCGTCCAGGCACTGGTCGCGGAACCGCCGCTTGAGCTCGATGTCGCGCAGGACGAGCGCGACCCGTGTCAGCACCAGCTCGTCCCCCTCCGCCTCCTGGACGACGTCCCGGGCCGCGACGGCGGCTGCACTGTTCTGGGCCAGCGCCACCGAGAGCGAGACGTTCGACGCCTCCTCGGGTCCGGCGATGGCGTCACAGGCGCCCACCGGGGCGGCGGCGCACAAGATCAAGAGTCGATTGATGTTATGTCGATTGAACACGAATCCCCCCAGCCGTGGATCCCGGTCGATTGGCGACCGGAGCGGCTGAGGGGACGTGCAAGGGGAGTACCGCGAGGCCGGCGTCAGGCCACGCGGGCCCATCCGTCCTCGGGCGAGGGCTCGGGCGCGCGCCCCGGCTCCGCGGCTGCACCGTATGCGCCCGAGGCCCGCAGAAGCGCCTCCAACAGGATGGCACTACGCCGCAGCGCGCGGTTGGCCATGATCAGCCCGATCAGCTTCCCGACCGCCGCACCGCCCACCATCAGGGTGACCCCGACGGACAGGGCGTCGAGCGTACCCTGGGTCGCCGCGGGGACCAGCCCGACGTAGAGCCCGTAGACGACGAGCGCCGTCAGGTATCCGAGCGCAGCCACCTCGGTGCCCCGGGTGCGGAGCTGGCGATTGAGTCTCAGCTCCCAGTCCCGACGGGCGTGCTCGGGGAGGGTCTCCAGCCCCAGACGGATGCGCCGATAGTCGCGGCGTACGGAAGGGATATCGTCGGCGAGGTCCTCGACCTGGGTCCGGTCCCTCAAGGTCAGCGTCTTTCGATCGGTCGTATTCATGGCGCGTTCCGCGCTCGGCGCAGCGATAGGATGTCGTCTTCGGTGGAACGATCGGGAGCGTCGCGGTGCGACACCTCCGTTCCGTTCTGGCGTTCAATCTGCCGGACCGCGGACACCTGCGTCGTACGGGAACGACGTAGACGTCCAGGAGGGACTACGTAGGAGGCGCGCGGAGGCTTCGGCGGGACCCGCCCGAGGGCGGGGCCGCCCCCGGTCGACGGGTGGGGGTGGACCCGGTCGAGAGGAGGGTCTGGCTCGAAGTCCGAGCGTGGCGGGTGGACAGCGGGGGCCGAACCGATCGGGCGCGGCGGTCGCGACGAGGCGAGCAGCCGCTCCACCTCGCAAACCCTTCTCAGGGCAGGCGCAGGTCCAACCAGATCAGCCGGTGATCGGACGCCGCGTCGGCCCAGGCGGCGCCTTCGGGGTCGCTGGCGGCGTCCGGCCAGAAGACGCCACCGTCCAGCACCTCGATCCCGATGGACGGCAGGAGGTAATCGATGCGGGAGCCGCCACCGAACCCCGTGGTGGCCCGCTCCCAGTGGTCCGGCGGACCCGCCGGGCGCCCCCGGCGTCCCCCTTCGCTGATCAGCAGATCCCCCGTGTCCTGGATCCGCGGGTGCTCGAGCAGCTGGGAGATCGCCGTCCGTCCGTCGTACAGCGACTCGTCTGCGTTGGGCCGTGCGTTCAGGTCGCCGACGACCACGAACGGGGCATCCGAATCGTACCCGCCCTGACGGCCGGCATCGTCCTCGAGCTCCGGCGCGTCATCCAGGTACAGGGCCCAGAAGCGGATCTCGTCGAAGTTGCGCCGACCGTTCCGGTCCTCCTCGCCGTCGAACACCGGCGGCGTGGGGTGGCTCACGAGGAGGTGCAGCACGGTGTCGGCCACCTGCACCGGCAGATCCCAGTGCGACTTGCTCGACAGGCGCAGGGCCTCACGCGCCGCCTCCGCGTAGAACCCGACCGGCATGTGGTGCCCGGGAAGGCTCTGCCAACGGAAGCGCGCGAACGTGCGTGCCCGATCGGGAAGGAGCGGCAGGCGCGACAGCACCGCCATCGAATACTGTCCCGGGTACTCCCCGTAGCCGAAGCTGTCGTCGCCGTGGGCCCGCGTGCGCAGGTCCTTCTCCGTGGCCACGATCCCGTCCCCGTTCAGGTCCAACCCCGAGAGCAGCCCCGTGTTGTTCGGCGCCGCCCACGTGTAGCGGAAGTCGAGGGGCGCTTCGCCCCGCGTCAGATAGGCCTGCACGAAGCGTCGCGCGTTCAGGTCCAGTCCGTGCTCGGCTCCGTCGTAGTCGTGGTCGATCTCCTCCAGGACGAGCACGTCCGGTCGGATGCGCTGGAGGATCGCCGCGGCCGCGCGCAGCTGGGGGTCCTGCCCCTCCCCCTTGTCGTCGACGTCCATCAGCTTGGCGGTCGACATCTCCTGCACGTTGAAGAGCGCCACCCGGACCGTGCGGGCTCCACCACCCCCGCCCGCCTCCCCGGCGGGCTCGGGCTCCCCTCCGCAGGTCACCAGGAGGAGCGCCGCTGCCGCGGCGTGGAGGGTGCGCCGTCTGGCCGTTGCCATGGCTTCGTCCTAGGGTTGGAAACACCGGTCGCGGTCCCACAGCGGGGGTTCCGGTTCCGCGACCCCATGGAGCTTCCACGCCCCGCCCGTGCGGGGCAAGCCCGATCCGGAGGATACCTCGTGAGCGCCATCCGACCCGTCACTACCGATCGTGCTCCGGCCGCCGGTGGCCACTACTCGCAGGGGATCGTGCACGGAGATGTCGTCTACGTCTCCGGCCAGCTCCCGTTCCGGCCGGGCGACGCCACCCGGACCCTGGGTACCGTGGCCGAGCAGGCGGAGCAGGCGCTGCGGAACGTCCAGGCCATCCTGGACGCCGCGGGCAGCGGGCTCGACCGCGTCCTGCAGATGACGATCTACATCTCGAACGGCGACGATTGGGGTACGGTCAACGAGGTCTACACCCGGGTGCTGGGGGATCACCGGCCGGCCCGGGCCGTCGTTCCGGTGAGCCCCCTGCACTACGGCGCCGCGATCGAGATCCAGGCGATCGGCGCGGTCGGGTAGTCGCGTCCGGCGCCGTCCCGGAACCGTGTCCGGCGCAACGGGCGCACGCCCACCCCTCGAGGTGCGCCGGCCTATCGGTCCGGGTCGGTTTGCTCGTCCCGGTCCATCGGGCGCCGGAGGATCAGCGCGAAGTAGCGGATGGTGAATCCGGCGATCAGCGTCCAGGTGACGACGAGCATGACCAGAGCCGTGCGGGTCATACAGCCTCCTTGCGGCGCCAGGCCATCCGCACCAACGCGGCGAGGCCGACGAAGACGAGCAGCAGCAGGACACGGGTCGCGTCCTGCACGAACGCACGAGTGGGTTCTCCCGTGGCCGGGTCCCGCCACGCCCAGCTCGGGTCTCCCACGTGGCCGAGTCGTCCGATGACACTCTCGGGCGCGAACGGCCAACCGCCCCCGCTCACGAACGATCCCCAGGCCGCCGGCCAGTCGCTGCCGACCGGCTGCAGAAGGGAGCCCACGAACACCACGCCGATGAAGGCCGGCGTTACGTAGCGGATGACGAAGCGGAAGAATCTCGGGACGTGGATGTCCGCCCCGCGCGTGATCTCCTCCCAGCCCCGATCGATCCCGAACACCCAGCCGAAGACCAGCACCTCCAGCAGGGCGAACACGACGAGCGCGAAGGTGCCCGTCCAGAAGTCGAACTCATCGAAGGTGCCGCCGGGGTAGAGCCACACGCAGAGGAAGCCCAACCCGCGGTGGCGGCACCGAAGAGCAGCGCACCCTTCCGACGCTCCACACCGAAGCTCGTCCTCCAGGAACGCCAGGATGGGCTGCCCCATCGCGAGGGACGAGGTGATCCCCGCGAAGAAGAGCAGACCGAACCACATCGCTCCGGCCGCGGGGGCCAGAGCGCCCCAGTGGTTGAAGAGGCTGGGAAGGGTGAGGAAGGCGAGGCCGAAGCCGCTCCCGCCGGCGGTGGCGGCCTGCACCGCCTGCAGGCCCAGATAGGCGGTGGCGATCGGGATCAGGATGGTGCCGCCCAGAACGACCTCGACGAACTCGTTCATCCACCCCGCGGCCGAGGCGTTCAAGGCGATGTCGTCCTTGGCCTTCAGGTAGGACGCATAGCAGTGGATCGAGCCCATCCCGACCGACAGGGTGAAGAAGATCTGCCCGGCGGCAGCCAGCCAGGTGGAGAAGTTGGTCAGGCCCTGGACGTCCGGCGCCCAGACGAAGTCGAGGCCCTCGAGCGGGCTCTGGACCACGCCCTCCGCTCCCGGCTGCAGGGTCAGCCCGCGGATGGCCAGCAGGACCGCGAACCCGAGCAGTAGCGGCATGCCGATCTTGGCCGCGGTCTCGATTCCACGCACGAGACCGCGCGAGAGGATCCAGACGTTCAGCACCAACGTCGCGGCAAAGAAGCCCAACGCTTCGAGCGGCACGGCGAAGAGCGACCGCTCGTGCACGCCGAGATAGCGCGGGAAGAACTCCGCCGCGTCGACGCTGGCGAAGGTTCCGCGCAGCGAGTGGACCACATAGGCGAGGGTCCAGGACTCGATGTAGCAGTAGTACGCCGCGATGGTCAGGTTGGTGAAGAGACCGAACACACCGATGTACTTCAGCCAGCGCGAGCGCCCGAGACGGGCGAACATTCCCGGCGCCGAGTGGTGCCCGAACGCGCCGCCGTGGCGCCCGATCGCCCACTCCACCCACAGGAGCGGCAGGCCCATCAGCACGAACGCGATCAGATAGGGCAGGAGAAATGCTCCCCCACCGTTCTGCGCCGCTTGCGCCGGGAAGCGGAGGAAGTTGCCCAGCCCTACCGCATTGCCCGCCATGGCCAGCACGAGCCCCACTCGGGTACCCCACCGTTGCGACCCGTTCATGGCCGCCTCTCCCTCCGATTCAGTGGACACGGATGCACGGCGTCGGGAGCTGGTCTGGATGCCAGCCTCCGCATCGACGCTCGATCTGGCGAACACGGATTGCGAACTGGCGGGTCGCGGAGCCGCCGGACACATTCCGCTCGTACCGAGAAGGCGGAGTCAGCCGATGCGCGACGAGATCCAACGCTTCCGACCACACCCCTGGCACGGGCTCAGCGCGGGCCCGGGGCCTCCCGCGCGGGTGCAGGCGTTCGTGGAGATCACACCCTTCGATCTCGTGAAGTACGAGATCGATAAACAGTCGGGGTACCTCCGCGTGGACCGTCCCCAACGCACGTCCTCGCTGCCACCGGCGCTGTACGGGTTCATCCCCCGCACGCTTGCAGGAGCACGGGTCGCCGCGTGCATGGACGGAGCGCGCGCCGGCGATCTGGACCCGCTCGACATCTGCGTGATCAGCGAGCGCCCGGTGGAGCGGGCGGAGATCCTCGTAACCGCGCGCGTCGTGGGGGGGATTCCGATGCTGGACGGCGACGAAGCGGACGACAAGATCGTCGCCGTTCTCGATGGCGATCCGGCGTGGGCCTCCGTCCGCGAGCTCGACGAGCTTCCACGGCCGATGATCGAACGGCTCCGCCACTACTTTGCGACGTACAAGACCCTTCCGGGCGAGCAGGCCACGGCACGGGTAGGGGAGCCGTATCCGCGAAAGCACGCCGAGCAGGTGATCCGCGCGGCGCTCGCGGACTACGCGGCCGCGTTCGGCACCTGACGCGGATGGGAGGCGCTCAGAACCAGCCAAGCAGCCTCCACCACGCCATCCCCAGGGACAGCCAGACCGCGAGCGACACCACCGACGCCGCGAGGCCGACCCGCCACCACTGCGTCTGCGATACGTAGCCGGCCCCGAAGTAGATCGGCCCAGGCGTGGTGCCGTAGTGGGTCACCGACGCCATCAGGTTCGAGCCATAGGCCAGGGACAACGCGGCCACGGCCGGCGGAGCTCCCGCGACCAGCATGACGGCCAGGAACGGCGCGTACATGGCCGTCGCGTGCGCCGTGATGCTCGCGAAGCCGTAGTGGGAGTAGTAGTAGATCAACAGCAGCGAGCCGAACGCCGCCCACCAGGGCCACCCGGTGGTCAGCGCGGCCGCCGCCTCCGCGAAGCGTCCGGTGAGTCCCGTGTTCGACAACGCCGCCGCGAGCTGGACAAGTCCTCCGTACCAGATGAAGACATCCCATCCCGCGCGCTCGCCCAGGAGATCGTCCCATCCGAGGACGCCCGTCAACAGGAGCACGGCGATGCCGAGCAGGGCGACCGCTGCGTAGTGGATGTGGTGGAAGGCCGTCGTCATCCACAGCGATGCGACGAGACCGAACACCATCAGCATGAGGCGCTCGGGCCGGCCCATCGGGCCCAGGGCGGCGAGCTCCGCCTCCGCCAGCTCGGCGGCCGCCGGAGTATGCGTCACCTCGGGGGGTGCCATCCGATAGACGAGCAACCCGACGGCG
The DNA window shown above is from Gemmatimonadota bacterium and carries:
- a CDS encoding endonuclease/exonuclease/phosphatase family protein; the protein is MATARRRTLHAAAAALLLVTCGGEPEPAGEAGGGGGARTVRVALFNVQEMSTAKLMDVDDKGEGQDPQLRAAAAILQRIRPDVLVLEEIDHDYDGAEHGLDLNARRFVQAYLTRGEAPLDFRYTWAAPNNTGLLSGLDLNGDGIVATEKDLRTRAHGDDSFGYGEYPGQYSMAVLSRLPLLPDRARTFARFRWQSLPGHHMPVGFYAEAAREALRLSSKSHWDLPVQVADTVLHLLVSHPTPPVFDGEEDRNGRRNFDEIRFWALYLDDAPELEDDAGRQGGYDSDAPFVVVGDLNARPNADESLYDGRTAISQLLEHPRIQDTGDLLISEGGRRGRPAGPPDHWERATTGFGGGSRIDYLLPSIGIEVLDGGVFWPDAASDPEGAAWADAASDHRLIWLDLRLP
- a CDS encoding Rid family detoxifying hydrolase translates to MSAIRPVTTDRAPAAGGHYSQGIVHGDVVYVSGQLPFRPGDATRTLGTVAEQAEQALRNVQAILDAAGSGLDRVLQMTIYISNGDDWGTVNEVYTRVLGDHRPARAVVPVSPLHYGAAIEIQAIGAVG
- a CDS encoding sodium-dependent transporter translates to MSTESEGEAAMNGSQRWGTRVGLVLAMAGNAVGLGNFLRFPAQAAQNGGGAFLLPYLIAFVLMGLPLLWVEWAIGRHGGAFGHHSAPGMFARLGRSRWLKYIGVFGLFTNLTIAAYYCYIESWTLAYVVHSLRGTFASVDAAEFFPRYLGVHERSLFAVPLEALGFFAATLVLNVWILSRGLVRGIETAAKIGMPLLLGFAVLLAIRGLTLQPGAEGVVQSPLEGLDFVWAPDVQGLTNFSTWLAAAGQIFFTLSVGMGSIHCYASYLKAKDDIALNASAAGWMNEFVEVVLGGTILIPIATAYLGLQAVQAATAGGSGFGLAFLTLPSLFNHWGALAPAAGAMWFGLLFFAGITSSLAMGQPILAFLEDELRCGASEGCAALRCRHRGLGFLCVWLYPGGTFDEFDFWTGTFALVVFALLEVLVFGWVFGIDRGWEEITRGADIHVPRFFRFVIRYVTPAFIGVVFVGSLLQPVGSDWPAAWGSFVSGGGWPFAPESVIGRLGHVGDPSWAWRDPATGEPTRAFVQDATRVLLLLVFVGLAALVRMAWRRKEAV
- a CDS encoding inorganic pyrophosphatase — its product is MRDEIQRFRPHPWHGLSAGPGPPARVQAFVEITPFDLVKYEIDKQSGYLRVDRPQRTSSLPPALYGFIPRTLAGARVAACMDGARAGDLDPLDICVISERPVERAEILVTARVVGGIPMLDGDEADDKIVAVLDGDPAWASVRELDELPRPMIERLRHYFATYKTLPGEQATARVGEPYPRKHAEQVIRAALADYAAAFGT
- a CDS encoding DASS family sodium-coupled anion symporter, translated to RGMIKTGLGRRIAFLFIRALGRRSLGLGFALAFTELVLASFIPSNGARSGGIVFPIAKSLAEAYDSRPGPTAGRLGAFLMMFLYQCCCVTCAIYLTGQASNALIAAFAEQTAGIDLGYGRWLLGAIVPGLVGLVAVGLLVYRMAPPEVTHTPAAAELAEAELAALGPMGRPERLMLMVFGLVASLWMTTAFHHIHYAAVALLGIAVLLLTGVLGWDDLLGERAGWDVFIWYGGLVQLAAALSNTGLTGRFAEAAAALTTGWPWWAAFGSLLLIYYYSHYGFASITAHATAMYAPFLAVMLVAGAPPAVAALSLAYGSNLMASVTHYGTTPGPIYFGAGYVSQTQWWRVGLAASVVSLAVWLSLGMAWWRLLGWF